TCATTCAGAAACGTTGTGCCCGTGATCGTCGTGTCACGGTGATCGAGATTCGCGAGACCGGGCTTGGAGTCAGGCCGCGTCTTCGACTCTAGTAACCCGACTTTGGGCGATAGCGGTAGGAACAAAAGTTCGCGATCTGAATCTTTGCCCTCCGGGTTCGCAAAACCCGTGTCCGGCAAGACAAAGGGAGCTTTCACATCCGTCGGCGCGTGCAGCGCCCGCCAGAACCAGTCGTCCATTTGGCACCCTCGTTCGACCCATTCGAGCCGCGAGGCTCGAGCCTGATCGTCCGTGATCTCAGACCCCTGCTTCTGATGCCAGTCCTTCAAGAGGTCGGGAAAGCCTGGTATTCGCACGGCGGAGCATGCAACGTGAAGGCGCAGAGCATCTAGGTCTTCTTCTGATGCCCTGCGGTCAGCTAGTGCCGCGATCGCATTCGGTAGAGAGGTGGCTCATAGCTATCCCACAGGGAGTCGATGACATCGCGCTGGTCTGCGGGCAGACCGCCGTCCGGATCCGGCGCGACGCACTCAATGAGGAAATCTTCCAGTGGTGTCTTCGTCATCGTGGCCTCCTGCATCCTGGCGGCACAGCCGCTCAAATGAAACAGCAACAGCATGAACATGAAGCATGATCAGCCCACAAACGGACGTAAAAAAACTAAGAATCTAGAAGCACCAATCCCCCCACTGTCAACCAGATCTTCCGCAGCAAGCTAGGCCTCTCCGCGGAGCCTGGCAGGGATCCAAGTGGTTGTGCCCGTTGGGGTCAGGCGGAGCCCTCCGCACAGCTCAGGCTGGGCGGTTTCTAACGATCGACGCAACAGATCAGATTTCGACGTTAGCAGCCAGACTGATGATCAGCAGTGCGTCGGGAGGGAACCCGAACGGCATTGCTGCCGGGAGGGCTCGTTAGGCGTGACGGTGGGCCGGTGGGCCGGTGTGTCGTTCGTCTTGAGTCGTGTTTCGCTGCGGACTGCGGCAGCCCAGGTGGCGAGAAGGTTGAGCGCGCCGTAGCCCGGGGTGCCCAGTTCGGCGCTGCCGGCAAGGAACCCCACCAGGTAGCTTCCCTTGCCTGCCGGCCAGGTCAGTTCGAAGTCCACGCGCACGTCCGGGCCGGGGTGTCCACCGACACCCCGGCGATAAGCGGAGCCGGAGGCACGGGGCAGGAACGGGCGCGGACCGCCCTTGTCCCGGTGCCGGCAGCGGCCGCATCACGCCGCCCGGGCCGCTGCCCGGACCTGGGGGGGCAGGGTCCGGGCAGCGGGTCCGAGGGCCGCGGCACGACGCGGCCGGAGGGGTCTTTGTCGGGAAAGGCATTATGGTGCCCTTTCCCCGGCCGGGCAAGAGTACCTGCGGATGCCCTGGTCCGGTGTGAAGTGTCCGTCCGGTCCGCGGAAGCCGGGGCCAGGCAGGGGCAGGCTGGTCCATCCCTGTTATATTGGATGATAGAAGCATCAAATAGTCAAGCAGGGGTTCGTAGTGAGAGGCCGGAAGGCAGACATGGACGAGTTTTCGGATTTCCGGGCACCGTTATATGAAGTGAAGGCCAATCTTTTCAAGGGTCTGGCGCATCCCGTGCGGATCAGGGTGCTGGAGCTGCTCTCCGCGGCGCCCGAGGTGTCGGTCACTGACATGCTCGCCGCAACAGGTCTGGAGGCCTCGCATCTGTCCCAGCACCTGTCCGTGCTGCGCCGTTACCACTTGGTGAAGGGCGAACGCAGGGCGCTGCAGATGTTCTATTCCCTGGCGTACCCGCAGGTCGCTGACCTGCTGTCCGTGGCACGGCTGCTGCTCAACGACATGCTGCACACGACCCGCGAGCAGCTCGAACATTCCGAGGCCACATCTCCGGCCGCTACTTCCCCGCTGGCTGCCGCCGCCGGCAGCTCACGATGAAGGCCCTGACCTCGGCCCGGGCGCTTCTGCCCGGCCGGAGGGACTATGCGGACCTGCCCCGCACCTGGAAAGGGGATCTTATCGCAGGGGTCACCGTGGGTATCGTCGCGTTGCCGCTGGCGCTGGCCTTCGGGGTCAGTTCCGGCGCCGGAGCGGCCAGCGGACTGATTACCGCCGTGATCGCCGGGGTGATCGCCGCCGTGTTCGGCGGATCGAATATTCAGGTCTCGGGCCCGACCGGCGCGATGGTCGTGGTTCTGGGCCCGGTCATCGCAACAAAGGGCATCGGCGCCCTGGCAGCCGTGACGGTCCTCGCCGGGGTCATCGTGGTCGCCGCCGGGCTTCTCAAACTCGGCCGCATCGTCACGCTCCTTCCCTGGCCGGTGATCGAGGGCTTCACCCTCGGCATTGCCATGATTATCTTCCTGCAGCAGGTCCCCGCCGCGTTCGGCGTCAAGGCCGGACCAAGCAGTAACGCCGCCGTATCGGCCGCACAGGGCCTCGGCACACTGTCCCCGGCAGCCGTCCTTGCCCCCGCGGCACTGGTGGTCCTGGTCGCCGTCATCATGATCGCTGCCCCCCGGATCCACCCGCAGATCCCGGGTTCGCTGATCGCGATCATCGTCGCCAGCATCGCCGCCCAGGTTCTGGACCTTCCGGTGGCCCGGATCGGTACCCTGCCCGACTCGCTGCCCGCACCCGTCCTGCCCTCACTGGACTGGGGCACCGTGACCGCGCTGGCAGCACCGGCCGCGACCATCGCGGCCCTGGCAGCAATCGAGTCGCTGCTCTCGGCCCGGGTCGCCGCGTCGATCTCCGACACCGGACCCTACGACGCCGATCGTGAACTCCTGGGCCAAGGCCTGGCATCCGTCGCATCCGGGTTCTTCGGGGGCATGCCCGCCACCGGGGCCATTGCCCGCACCGCAGTGAACATCCGCTCCGGCGGCCGGACCCGGCTCGCCGCCGTCACCCATGCCCTCGTCCTGCTGGCCGTGGTCTACCTCGCCACCGGCCCGGTCGCGCGCATCCCGCTCGCCGCCCTGGCCGGGGTCCTGATGGTCACTGCCACGCGCATGGTCTCCCCCACCACGCTGCGCAGCGTCATCGGCTCGACGCGGGCCGACACCGTCGTGTTCTTCGTCACCGCGCTGATCACCGTCTCCTTCGACCTCATCGAGGCAGTCGCAATCGGCATCGCCGTTGCCTCGTTCTTCGCCCTGCGCGCCCTGGTCAAGTCCAGCGGCGTACACCGGGAAGAGATCCCCGGCCCCGTCCAGAACGGGGACGAACACATCGCCGTGTTCCGGCTCGACGGGGCCCTGTTCTTCGCCGCCGCCGAACGCGTCCTGGACCGGGTCAGCGCTATCCGCAATGTCGACGTCGTCATCATCCGCATGTCCCAGCTCCAGGTCCTGGACGCAACAGGGGCCAGGGTCATCACCGACATCGTCAACGCCCTCGAACGCCGCGGCATCACCGTGCTGATCAAAGGCATCCAGGAGCGCCACCTGGCCCTGGTCACCAAGGTCGGCGTCCTGGAATCCCTGCGCCACCACAAACACCTGTTCGCGGAATTGCCCCCGGCCGTGGAACACGCCCGCAGCCACGTCGCCCGCGCCCGG
The DNA window shown above is from Arthrobacter sp. NicSoilB8 and carries:
- a CDS encoding metalloregulator ArsR/SmtB family transcription factor; translation: MDEFSDFRAPLYEVKANLFKGLAHPVRIRVLELLSAAPEVSVTDMLAATGLEASHLSQHLSVLRRYHLVKGERRALQMFYSLAYPQVADLLSVARLLLNDMLHTTREQLEHSEATSPAATSPLAAAAGSSR
- a CDS encoding SulP family inorganic anion transporter, which produces MKALTSARALLPGRRDYADLPRTWKGDLIAGVTVGIVALPLALAFGVSSGAGAASGLITAVIAGVIAAVFGGSNIQVSGPTGAMVVVLGPVIATKGIGALAAVTVLAGVIVVAAGLLKLGRIVTLLPWPVIEGFTLGIAMIIFLQQVPAAFGVKAGPSSNAAVSAAQGLGTLSPAAVLAPAALVVLVAVIMIAAPRIHPQIPGSLIAIIVASIAAQVLDLPVARIGTLPDSLPAPVLPSLDWGTVTALAAPAATIAALAAIESLLSARVAASISDTGPYDADRELLGQGLASVASGFFGGMPATGAIARTAVNIRSGGRTRLAAVTHALVLLAVVYLATGPVARIPLAALAGVLMVTATRMVSPTTLRSVIGSTRADTVVFFVTALITVSFDLIEAVAIGIAVASFFALRALVKSSGVHREEIPGPVQNGDEHIAVFRLDGALFFAAAERVLDRVSAIRNVDVVIIRMSQLQVLDATGARVITDIVNALERRGITVLIKGIQERHLALVTKVGVLESLRHHKHLFAELPPAVEHARSHVARARAARIAELPAQDKAPDAGQDPDRGPVAAATPGRTTVR